In the genome of Cercospora beticola chromosome 2, complete sequence, one region contains:
- a CDS encoding uncharacterized protein (antiSMASH:Cluster_2): MALKHQLRHSEQSEGCIMRFLTELEDNITDANEIIRDGRIPYDELDFSDSDASHSSLADSADGRTELEQIIDDIADIVTGLFDLTRFVSRACPSDLAIKASNLNMTRFNLSDENEALIEFPGASREIINRLIEASHRRRQILTYLHEIEPTHSDADSKADRFRLSRPKLVEGLVPDTASESDDEKRKQSYLQMGAYPYHIEIPRVTDLESWSLWSSSTAKWSGFNTKGHTGENGDADDVLGFPDSQSRDGATQQLQGPENDFLDAANSGDMAQVKTLYTQIRSEGNPNRQELGRKALLEGSKTGHTGLVEFLLEEGQILSDFSDTRGRTPLWWAAENGHAEVVRLLIQDPTGYIDETDESNDTALSRTVEKGSADVVQMLVESKAVVRFAHIYKAAKNDHKDILRYLLTYAEDANEGNRNYAEHLLHGSAFYDLPELMTKVLALGVNVNAVDRQSRTALHESATSGSARTADILLNQGADVNSLDQGRQTPIWIAATSGHTEVVRLMLQRPHEVSVSFLDYVDELLNRVPGTRQNTIYALLAAKKSALLAENPRRRLNTSWTDTSRTDTSWTNTSWTGTTRANPDTRPWLRTNPTHYGH, from the exons ATGGCGTTGAAGCATCAGCTTCGACATTCTGAGCAGTCAGAAGGCTGTATCATGCGGTTTTTGACCGAATTGGAGGACAACATCACAGATG CCAACGAAATAATCAGAGACGGAAGGATACCCTACGACGAGCTGGATTTCTCGGACAGCGATGCCTCCCATTCTAGCCTGGCTGACTCCGCCGACGGGCGGACTGAGCTTGAGCAGATCATTGATGACATAGCTGACATTGTGACAGGTCTGTTCGACCTGACAAGATTTGTCAGTCGTGCATGCCCCAGTGACCTAGCGATCAAAGCATCAAATCTGAATATGACGCGCTTCAACCTAAGTGATGAAAACGAGGCCTTAATCGAATTCCCAGGGGCGAGTCGCGAGATTATCAACCGCTTGATCGAAGCGAGTCACAGGCGAAGACAAATATTAACATATTTGCACGAAATCGAGCCGACTCATTCAGACGCAGACTCGAAGGCAGATAGGTTCCGTCTCTCCAGACCAAAATTGGTGGAGGGACTGGTCCCAGATACCGCATCAGAAAGCGACGATGAAAAGCGGAAACAAAGCTACCTACAGATGGGCGCTTACCCTTACCACATTGAGATACCTCGAGTGACAGATCTGGAATCATGGAG CCTCTggagctcttcgacagcCAAGTGGAGTGGCTTCAACACGAAAGGTCACACAGGAGAGAATGGAGATGCAGACGATGTTCTTGGCTTTCCCG ACTCTCAATCGCGTGACGGAGCAACCCAGCAGCTCCAGGGACCGGAGAATGACTTTCTTGATGCAGCGAACAGTGGAGATATGGCGCAGGTTAAGACCCTCTACACCCAGATTCGCAGCGAGGGGAACCCCAATCGCCAAGAACTTGGCCGCAAAGCGCTCTTGGAAGGCTCTAAAACCGGTCACACTGGGCTAGTGGAGTTCCTGTTGGAGGAAGGGCAAATACTCTCGGATTTCAGCGATACAAGAGGTCGAACACCTCTTTGGTGGGCTGCCGAGAATGGTCACGCTGAGGTTGTACGACTTCTGATTCAGGATCCGACAGGGTATATCGACGAAACGGATGAATCCAATGACACAGCTCTATCGCGGACTGTCGAGAAAGGATCCGCTGACGTCGTTCAGATGCTCGTGGAGAGCAAGGCGGTAGTCAGGTTCGCCCATATTTATAAAGCTGCCAAGAACGACCACAAAGACATCCTTCGTTATCTACTGACATATGCAGAGGATGCCAATGAGGGGAACCGTAATTACGCGGAACACCTACTCCATGGAAGTGCTTTTTACGACTTGCCGGAACTCATGACCAAAGTGCTGGCCCTTGGCGTAAATGTCAACGCTGTCGACCGCCAGAGTCGAACAGCCCTCCACGAAAGTGCCACGTCAGGCTCTGCGAGAACCGCCGATATACTGCTAAATCAGGGCGCGGATGTGAATTCGCTTGACCAAGGCCGCCAAACACCAATCTGGATTGCAGCGACTTCTGGGCACACGGAAGTAGTACGTCTTATGCTCCAACGACCCCACGAAGTCTCCGTTTCCTTCCTAGACTACGTTGATGAGCTGTTGAATAGAGTCCCAGGTACGAGGCAAAATACGATCTACGCCCTTCTCGCCGCAAAGAAATCCGCGCTCTTGGCAGAAAATCCCCGGCGGAGACTAAATACTTCATGGACCGATACTTCGCGGACCGATACTTCGTGGACCAATACTTCGTGGACCGGCACCACTAGAGCGAACCCCGATACACGCCCTTGGCTGCGCACAAATCCTACTCACTACGGCCATTGA
- a CDS encoding uncharacterized protein (antiSMASH:Cluster_2) — protein MSGIEVAGVILAVFPVVVEGLELYVKGVRTIKRWWSFSKVLQRLLRGIERERAKFSKNCQALLFDITKPGQLKRLMADPAGPECSQPDLQRKLEKKLRDSYRAYMETASEIKELLETLLSRLELDQSGKPKWRDERSYRKEWKRIQITRAEPANQSSLDQLRKNNDDLQTLLGHRSSMPAVREPDARSAAHAYQLQRAQASSFHIALCRQFARGCDCAVAHGARMCLSRNRISFRPDCLTTEDEIDKHSHFGVLFSLHSANSPAEIASPWVRKWCETMVENIELVREDATSSRDSGAQGGPVTPPHTPLGSLSLRDAPIVAREAPDRELCAALKSKTTSPDGLITLKGDPKRRHRVDLMDRFGISSSTAVVSLREALIQGLERKLRLALAVKLASAVLQLQTTSWMSQWWNSSHVFLLQPDNSRPQLGHAFVSAAFSGKVPNNASKAPIQPTGFPMETRNASLFALGITLIELWFGRTLASLHPKTDGTAMSIGEMFVAAKSASEDIYREAGEW, from the exons ATGTCGGGCATCGAAGTTGCAGGAGTGATTTTGGCCGTCTTCCCGGTGGTCGTTGAAGGGCTAGAGTTGTACGTGAAAGGTGTCCGCACTATCAAGCGATGGTGGAGCTTCTCAAAGGTTCTCCAACGGCTGTTGCGAGGAATAGAGCGAGAGCGAGCGAAATTTTCGAAGAACTGCCAGGCGTTGTTGTTTGACATCACAAAGCCTGGCCAACTTAAGCGGCTGATGGCCGACCCTGCCGGGCCGGAATGTAGTCAACCTGATCTCCAGCGCAaactcgagaagaagctgagggACTCCTACCGCGCGTACATGGAGACGGCGAGTGAGATTAAGGAATTGCTGGAGACACTTCTAAGCAGACTGGAGCTTGATCAGTCAGGCAAG CCCAAGTGGCGAGATGAGCGCAGTTATCGAAAAGAATGGAAGCGAATCCAAATTACACGTGCAGAACCGGCGAATCAGTCCTCACTCGATCAGCTTCGCAAGAACAATGATGACCTACAGACTCTGCTGGGGCACCGCAGTTCTATGCCTGCAGTCAGAGAGCCCGATGCGCGCTCAGCCGCCCACGCATACCAACTACAGCGTGCCCAGGCAAGCAGCTTCCACATTGCCTTGTGCCGTCAATTCGCAAGGGGATGCGATTGTGCAGTGGCGCACGGTGCCAGGATGTGCCTGTCCCGAAACAGGATTTCGTTCAGGCCGGATTGCTTGACCACAGAAGATGAGATTGACAAGCACTCTCACTTTGGGGTGTTGTTCTCCCTACACTCGGCAAACTCTCCAGCTGAAATTGCCTCTCCATGGGTCCGAAAGTGGTGCGAAACCATGGTCGAGAACATTGAACTTGTGAGAGAAGATGCTACGAGCAGCCGTGACTCCGGTGCACAAGGCGGGCCAGTGACTCCGCCGCACACACCGTTGGGTAGCCTTAGCCTAAGAGACGCCCCGATAGTAGCAAGGGAGGCTCCAGACCGAGAGTTGTGTGCTGCGCTCAAGAGTAAAACTACCAGCCCGGATGGCCTAATAACATTGAAAGGGGACCCTAAACGGCGACACCGAGTCGATCTGATGGACCGCTTTGGTATCTCCAGCAGCACGGCTGTTGTGAGCTTGAGAGAAGCGCTGATCCAAGGTCTTGAGAGAAAGTTGAGGCTCGCCCTGGCAGTGAAGCTGGCATCTGCGGTATTGCAGCTTCAAACCACTTCCTGGATGTCTCAGTGGTGGAATTCTTCACATGTATTCCTCCTCCAACCAGACAATTCACGCCCACAATTAGGACATGCCTTTGTGTCCGCGGCTTTCTCGGGGAAGGTCCCAAACAACGCTTCGAAGGCACCAATTCAACCAACTGGCTTTCCAATGGAGACACGCAACGCCAGTCTCTTTGCCTTAGGAATAACACTCATCGAGTTGTGGTTTGGTAGAACTCTGGCCAGTCTGCATCCAAAGACCGACGGCACTGCAATGTCAATTGGCGAGATGTTCGTAGCAGCAAAGAGCGCGTCCGAAGACATATATCGAGAGGCTGGCGAATGGTAG
- a CDS encoding uncharacterized protein (antiSMASH:Cluster_2~SMCOG1034:cytochrome P450) produces the protein MFFSSSIDGSSPLSVLAFVLLPAALVIYTASFIIYRIFFHPLSKYPGPLLAKVTDLYSTYHALRGDRHLEFYRIHEKYGPIVRFGPNSLSFNSNTALKDIYGFKSNVRKARFYEAFWATKDSFSTHSAISKSIHARKRRVLSHAFSDSAIKSMENHILAHVRQFCQNLAGTNNTSNTQLTTFASVPTNNPESKGYGNPVDISDQANYLTFDIMGDLCFGKSFSMLESPQNRFAIDLIGSAAHRHLICGTYLPIHTFHLDKLFFRKIAAGRARYMQYSKAQAAERMKMGSDVDRKDFFYHLLKAKDPETGKGFTTPELWGESNLLIIAGSDTTSTALAAAIFYLVHNPTTLATLASEIRSAFQYVEEIHISPQLNNLTYLRACIDEAMRLSPSVGGLLPREVLPGGTTIDGEQIPEGTVIGVPHYTIHHNESYYPSAFSFLPERWISGSLLPQEQKVTTEAVSTAQSAFCPFSVGPRGCIGKGMAYNELMITLARTVFMYDMRLAPGSTLGEGNPETKEYGRQRRTEFQLKDTFTSMKEGPLVQFRPRELSS, from the coding sequence ATGTTCTTCTCATCTTCTATAGATGGCAGCTCGCCATTGAGCGTGCTGGCGTTCGTCCTCCTCCCAGCAGCACTTGTCATCTACACTGCCTCCTTCATCATCTAccgcatcttcttccatcCACTATCCAAGTATCCTGGCCCGCTGCTCGCCAAAGTCACAGATCTCTACTCGACTTACCACGCTCTACGCGGAGATCGTCACCTCGAATTCTACCGCATCCATGAGAAATATGGCCCCATCGTGCGATTCGGGCCCAACAGCCTGTCCTTTAACTCGAACACCGCCCTGAAGGATATCTACGGATTCAAATCAAACGTCCGCAAAGCTCGATTCTACGAAGCCTTCTGGGCTACCAAAGACTCCTTCAGCACCCACAGCGCCATCTCCAAATCCATTCACGCTCGGAAACGCAGAGTCCTAAGCCACGCCTTCTCCGACTCAGCGATAAAATCGATGGAGAACCACATCCTCGCGCACGTCCGCCAATTCTGCCAAAACCTCGCCGGAACCAACAACACCTCCAACACCCAACTCACAACCTTCGCCTCCGTCCCCACCAACAACCCAGAATCCAAAGGCTACGGCAACCCAGTCGACATTTCCGACCAAGCCAACTACCTCACCTTCGACATAATGGGCGACCTCTGCTTCGGAAAATCTTTCTCAATGCTCGAAAGCCCCCAAAACCGCTTCGCAATCGACCTCATAGGCTCCGCCGCGCACCGCCACTTAATCTGCGGCACCTACCTCCCCATCCACACTTTCCACCTCGATAAACTCTTCTTCCGCAAAATCGCCGCAGGTCGCGCTCGTTATATGCAATACAGTAAAGCCCAAGCCGCCGAACGCATGAAAATGGGTTCAGACGTCGATCGCAAAGATTTCTTCTATCATCTTTTGAAAGCCAAAGATCCTGAAACGGGGAAAGGATTCACGACACCGGAACTTTGGGGTGAATCCAACCTCCTCATCATTGCGGGCTCGGATACGACTTCTACAGCCCTCGCAGCCGCAATTTTCTACCTCGTTCACAACCCCACCACCCTTGCAACTCTGGCTTCCGAAATCCGCTCCGCTTTCCAATACGTCGAAGAAATCCACATTTCCCCCCAACTCAACAACCTCACATACCTCCGCGCCTGCATCGACGAAGCAATGCGTCTCTCACCCTCCGTAGGCGGTCTTCTACCAAGAGAAGTCCTGCCAGGAGGCACGACCATCGACGGCGAACAAATTCCAGAAGGAACAGTAATCGGAGTACCACACTATACGATTCACCACAACGAATCCTACTACCCTTCAGCGTTTTCCTTCCTACCCGAACGATGGATTTCAGGTTCGCTTCTTCCACAGGAGCAGAAAGTCACAACAGAAGCAGTGAGCACTGCACAGAGTGCTTTCTGTCCTTTCAGTGTTGGGCCAAGAGGTTGTATTGGAAAAGGCATGGCATACAACGAATTGATGATCACATTGGCGAGGACGGTATTCATGTACGATATGCGGTTAGCACCAGGAAGTACACTGGGAGAGGGAAACCCAGAAACAAAAGAGTATGGGAGACAACGGAGAACAGAGTTCCAGTTGAAGGACACATTTACGAGTATGAAAGAAGGGCCGCTGGTGCAGTTCAGACCGAGGGAATTGTCCTCGTAA